From the Hymenobacter yonginensis genome, one window contains:
- a CDS encoding chemotaxis protein CheC: MDLHMTEMERDVVREILNIGLARAADSFAVIAQERVLLEVPSLDLMPGKGMLEMVREIQKTNVPILSDIRGDFNGTTLMFFSGQHVQRLSKVCLRMNTSASIQIDEMQESLLLEISNIITGALVTQLANILKANIYGAPPSAPRGDLADSLQNLLETQPPVQPMIFSVITQFSDAEYSVELPLMLFFDRATFVKILEIIRTYDFLGGTPA; the protein is encoded by the coding sequence ATGGACTTGCACATGACAGAGATGGAGCGCGACGTCGTCCGTGAGATTCTGAACATAGGACTGGCTCGCGCCGCCGACTCCTTCGCCGTAATTGCGCAGGAGCGGGTGCTGCTGGAAGTTCCCAGCCTCGACCTGATGCCCGGCAAGGGCATGCTGGAGATGGTGCGGGAGATTCAGAAAACCAACGTGCCGATTCTGTCCGACATCCGCGGGGACTTCAACGGCACCACGCTCATGTTTTTCTCGGGGCAGCATGTGCAGCGCCTCTCCAAGGTTTGTCTGCGGATGAATACCTCCGCCTCCATCCAAATCGATGAGATGCAGGAGTCGCTGCTGCTGGAAATCAGCAACATTATCACTGGCGCCCTGGTCACGCAACTGGCCAATATTCTTAAGGCCAACATCTACGGCGCTCCGCCGTCAGCGCCGCGCGGCGACCTGGCCGACAGCCTGCAGAACCTGCTGGAAACCCAGCCGCCGGTGCAGCCCATGATTTTTTCGGTTATCACCCAGTTTTCCGACGCCGAATATTCGGTAGAACTGCCGCTGATGCTGTTTTTCGACCGGGCTACCTTTGTCAAGATCCTGGAAATCATCCGCACCTACGACTTTCTGGGCGGCACGCCGGCTTAG
- a CDS encoding agmatinase family protein, with product MAQPTPTSLEKKLAAFDPNALGDAQGGVYGLPFTVDEAQVVIVPVPWEVTVSYRAGTAEGPAAIRDASLQVDLYDPDLPEAWRMGLAMEDDDEKVAAESQELRPRAEAYIGWLEEGEPEADHAKYSTAPAHINQRGEALLQYLKQKTGAYLDAGKGVVLLGGDHSTPLGYMHALAERHEEFGILQIDAHCDLRPAYEGFEFSHASIMYNALKLPQVKKLVQVGIRDLCQQEAEMVEQSKGRITMFHNRFLSDERFAKKSWKKVCGKIIAQLPQKVYLSFDIDGLDPKLCPGTGTPVPGGLEFEEALYLIRAVVRSGRTIIGCDLNEVGPGDTEWNAIVGARLLYSMANWMGVSQGRLQDRGADK from the coding sequence ATGGCCCAGCCGACTCCAACCAGTCTAGAGAAAAAACTTGCCGCCTTCGACCCTAACGCCCTCGGCGACGCGCAGGGCGGGGTGTATGGCCTGCCCTTCACCGTAGATGAAGCCCAGGTGGTGATAGTGCCTGTGCCGTGGGAAGTAACCGTTTCGTACCGGGCCGGCACCGCCGAAGGCCCCGCCGCCATCCGCGACGCTTCGCTGCAGGTGGACCTCTACGACCCGGACCTGCCCGAAGCCTGGCGCATGGGTTTGGCCATGGAAGACGACGACGAGAAAGTGGCAGCCGAAAGCCAGGAGCTGCGCCCCCGCGCCGAAGCATACATCGGCTGGCTGGAAGAAGGCGAGCCCGAGGCCGACCACGCCAAGTATTCGACAGCCCCGGCCCACATCAACCAGCGTGGCGAGGCGCTGCTGCAGTATCTCAAGCAGAAAACCGGCGCCTACCTCGACGCCGGCAAAGGCGTAGTGCTTCTCGGCGGCGACCATAGCACGCCGCTGGGCTATATGCACGCGTTGGCCGAGCGCCACGAGGAGTTTGGCATTCTGCAGATTGACGCGCACTGCGACCTGCGCCCCGCCTACGAGGGGTTTGAGTTTTCGCACGCTTCCATCATGTACAATGCCCTGAAGCTGCCGCAGGTGAAGAAGCTGGTGCAGGTAGGCATTCGCGACCTGTGCCAGCAGGAAGCCGAGATGGTGGAGCAGAGCAAGGGCCGCATCACCATGTTCCACAACCGGTTTCTGAGCGACGAGCGGTTCGCCAAGAAGTCGTGGAAGAAGGTGTGCGGCAAGATTATCGCGCAGCTGCCCCAGAAAGTGTACCTGAGCTTCGACATCGACGGCCTCGACCCCAAGCTGTGCCCCGGCACCGGCACGCCCGTGCCCGGCGGCCTGGAGTTTGAGGAGGCCCTGTACCTGATTCGGGCGGTGGTGCGCTCGGGCCGTACCATCATCGGCTGCGACCTGAACGAAGTGGGCCCCGGCGACACCGAGTGGAACGCCATTGTAGGTGCCCGTCTGCTCTACAGCATGGCCAACTGGATGGGCGTGTCGCAGGGCCGCCTGCAGGACCGGGGCGCCGATAAGTAG
- a CDS encoding phage holin family protein, giving the protein MVGFILKFLLTAVITYVLANFLPGAHIAGFGDAILLVIVLAVLNAVLKPILKLLGFPITVLTLGLFLLVINAAIVMIADAMLSGFSVDNFLYALLFSVVLSVVTSIVDMVVD; this is encoded by the coding sequence ATGGTAGGTTTCATTCTCAAATTCCTGCTCACGGCCGTTATCACGTACGTGCTGGCCAACTTCCTGCCCGGCGCCCACATTGCCGGCTTCGGCGACGCCATTTTGCTGGTGATTGTGCTGGCCGTGCTCAACGCCGTGCTCAAGCCCATTCTCAAGCTGCTCGGCTTCCCGATTACGGTGCTCACGCTGGGCCTGTTCCTGCTGGTTATCAACGCGGCTATCGTCATGATTGCCGACGCCATGCTTTCGGGCTTCTCGGTGGACAATTTCCTGTACGCGCTACTCTTTAGCGTGGTGCTGTCCGTCGTGACGTCCATCGTGGACATGGTGGTAGACTAA
- a CDS encoding GAF domain-containing protein, with product MTTTLPTDVRRTLAAETAPAAALTQVLELVGQALAADRCFLYVRDPAAGRGRIALCWRRHTDIPNPIHDWQDDTTALPQEDPLFRAALAAKPSVFVEDVETAPPTVLNRAFEHKTFGHRALIHAHITEHGQLWGILQPCLFGQPRAWTADERAAIESILPLLVAPIKAYMQTVTTI from the coding sequence ATGACCACTACCTTACCTACCGACGTGCGCCGGACGCTGGCGGCAGAAACTGCGCCGGCCGCTGCCCTCACGCAGGTGCTGGAGCTAGTCGGGCAGGCGCTGGCCGCCGACCGCTGCTTTCTGTACGTGCGCGACCCGGCAGCGGGCCGCGGCCGTATTGCGCTCTGCTGGCGCCGCCACACCGACATCCCGAACCCCATCCACGACTGGCAGGACGATACCACCGCCCTGCCGCAGGAAGACCCGCTGTTTCGGGCGGCGCTGGCGGCCAAGCCCTCCGTGTTTGTGGAAGACGTGGAAACCGCGCCACCCACGGTACTCAACCGCGCCTTCGAGCACAAAACCTTCGGCCACCGGGCCCTCATTCACGCCCACATCACCGAGCACGGCCAGCTGTGGGGCATCCTGCAGCCCTGCCTGTTTGGGCAGCCCCGCGCCTGGACCGCCGATGAGCGTGCTGCCATTGAAAGCATCCTGCCGCTGCTGGTGGCGCCCATCAAGGCCTATATGCAGACCGTGACGACGATCTGA
- a CDS encoding DUF4349 domain-containing protein, translated as MLATSCADHPAEPAGEVEAAGEARPAVMMSPSSAEYEESVDKLAIAPEAPVPPPPGLGAPATNEAKPAATRKLVYHAEVQIKVADLPAANQQVDSLIRAFGAYAEEISETREDEQWRHHVKLRVAPARFEALLGGLNRLGTLRHKELSTDDVTTQHADISARLRSKRALEQRYLALLGQARKVADILEIEENMGEIREDIEATESRLRTLDNEVAYSTITLNYYQELARPTPDQPVLSFGSRLLESFYSGWQLLTNLVLGVVANWPLVALLGLAVAMLRFWWRRRRRAA; from the coding sequence TTGCTTGCAACGTCTTGCGCCGACCACCCCGCCGAACCGGCCGGAGAAGTGGAAGCCGCCGGCGAAGCGCGGCCCGCCGTGATGATGTCTCCTTCCTCTGCTGAGTACGAGGAGTCGGTGGATAAGCTGGCAATAGCGCCCGAAGCACCCGTTCCACCACCGCCCGGCCTGGGCGCACCTGCTACCAATGAGGCCAAGCCGGCGGCCACCCGCAAACTGGTATACCATGCTGAAGTCCAGATCAAAGTAGCCGACCTGCCAGCAGCCAACCAGCAGGTGGACAGCCTCATCCGCGCATTTGGGGCCTACGCGGAGGAAATATCGGAAACCCGCGAAGACGAACAGTGGCGGCACCACGTGAAGCTCCGGGTAGCGCCGGCCCGCTTCGAGGCCCTGCTCGGCGGCCTCAACCGCCTGGGCACCCTCCGCCACAAAGAGCTCAGCACCGACGACGTAACCACCCAGCACGCCGACATATCGGCGCGGCTGCGCTCCAAGCGGGCACTCGAGCAACGCTACCTAGCCCTGCTGGGCCAAGCGCGCAAAGTGGCGGACATTCTGGAGATAGAGGAGAACATGGGCGAAATCAGGGAGGACATTGAGGCCACCGAAAGCCGCCTGCGCACCCTCGACAACGAGGTGGCCTACTCCACCATCACGCTGAACTACTACCAGGAACTGGCGCGCCCCACCCCCGACCAGCCAGTGCTGTCGTTTGGCAGCCGGCTGCTGGAATCCTTCTACAGCGGCTGGCAGCTGCTCACCAACCTAGTGCTGGGCGTGGTAGCCAACTGGCCGCTGGTTGCGCTGCTGGGGCTGGCCGTGGCAATGCTGCGCTTCTGGTGGCGGCGCCGTCGCCGGGCAGCCTGA
- the murA gene encoding UDP-N-acetylglucosamine 1-carboxyvinyltransferase, producing the protein MASFEVIGGHPLKGEIVPQGAKNEALQILCAVLLTPEPVTISNIPDIRDVNKLIELLRDMGVKVGKLASDTYRFQADAVNLDYLDTPEFIAQAGALRGSVMILGPMLARFGKCQLPKPGGDKIGRRPMDTHFLGLEKLGGKLTLEGTDFYRIKAENGLTGAYMMLDEASVTGTANILMAAALAQGTTTIYNAACEPYLQQLCKMLVRMGAKINGIGSNLLTIEGVQSLGGTEHRMLPDMIEIGSFIGLAAMTGSEITIKDCQIPELGIIPDTFRKLGIKLEFRGDDIHIPAQDHYEIATYLDGSILTVSDHTWPGFTPDLLSIVLVVATQAKGTVLIHQKMFESRLFFVDKLIDMGAQVILCDPHRATVIGLDQRQKLRGISMTSPDIRAGVALLIAALSAEGRSVIENVEQIDRGYQYIDQRLTALGAKIRRL; encoded by the coding sequence ATGGCTTCATTTGAAGTAATTGGCGGGCATCCGCTGAAGGGTGAAATCGTGCCGCAGGGCGCAAAAAACGAGGCCCTGCAAATCCTCTGCGCCGTGCTGCTCACGCCAGAGCCCGTCACGATTTCCAACATCCCCGACATCCGCGACGTTAACAAGCTGATTGAGCTGCTGCGCGACATGGGCGTGAAGGTGGGCAAGCTGGCCTCCGACACCTACCGGTTTCAGGCCGACGCCGTCAACCTCGACTACCTCGATACGCCCGAGTTCATTGCTCAGGCTGGCGCGCTGCGCGGCTCGGTGATGATTCTGGGCCCGATGCTGGCCCGCTTCGGCAAGTGCCAGCTGCCCAAGCCCGGCGGCGACAAAATCGGCCGGCGGCCGATGGATACACACTTTTTGGGCCTGGAGAAGCTCGGCGGCAAGCTCACGCTGGAAGGCACCGACTTCTACCGCATCAAGGCCGAAAACGGCCTGACCGGCGCCTACATGATGCTGGACGAGGCTTCCGTAACGGGCACCGCCAATATTCTGATGGCCGCCGCGCTGGCCCAGGGCACTACCACCATCTACAACGCCGCCTGCGAGCCGTATCTGCAGCAGCTGTGCAAGATGCTGGTGCGCATGGGCGCGAAAATCAACGGCATCGGCTCCAACCTGCTCACCATTGAGGGCGTGCAAAGCCTCGGCGGCACCGAGCACCGCATGCTGCCCGACATGATTGAAATCGGCTCCTTCATTGGTCTGGCGGCCATGACGGGCTCGGAAATCACCATCAAGGACTGCCAGATTCCGGAGCTGGGCATCATCCCCGACACGTTCCGCAAGCTGGGCATCAAGCTGGAGTTCCGCGGCGACGACATCCACATTCCGGCCCAGGACCACTACGAAATTGCCACCTACCTCGACGGCTCCATCCTGACGGTTTCCGACCACACCTGGCCCGGCTTCACGCCCGACCTGCTCAGCATTGTGCTGGTGGTGGCCACCCAGGCCAAAGGCACGGTGCTTATTCACCAGAAGATGTTCGAGTCGCGCCTGTTCTTCGTTGACAAGCTCATCGACATGGGCGCGCAGGTGATTCTCTGCGACCCGCACCGCGCCACCGTCATCGGCCTCGACCAGCGCCAGAAACTGCGCGGCATCAGCATGACCTCCCCCGACATCCGGGCCGGCGTGGCTTTGCTGATTGCGGCCCTCTCTGCCGAAGGCCGCAGCGTGATTGAGAACGTGGAGCAGATTGACCGCGGCTACCAGTACATCGACCAGCGCCTCACCGCCCTCGGCGCCAAGATTCGCCGCCTGTAG
- a CDS encoding DUF4290 domain-containing protein has product MPLPILHKHELLQREYGQTTFQLIQGLREVEDKAERTRRATQIVQLIFRLQPSLRDQPNSQEKVWNHLYEMADEDLDIDAPFQLKGLKELHQQPKPLAYPEKNLKLRAYGRGVELMVEKALTLEDPTEREQATITIGRTMKFLYRSHNKENAKDVTILKHLKDLSGGQLTLDPATVEAQSLFEMAAAPAVAGGRPAPFIVPQPRQEREGRRSGNGGGNGNRRDKQRRGGKKGRQEPQQPPQ; this is encoded by the coding sequence ATGCCCCTTCCCATCTTACATAAACACGAGCTGCTCCAGCGCGAGTACGGCCAAACCACTTTTCAGCTCATTCAGGGCCTGCGCGAAGTGGAAGACAAGGCCGAGCGCACGCGCCGCGCCACGCAGATCGTGCAGCTGATTTTCCGGCTGCAGCCCAGCCTGCGCGACCAGCCCAACTCCCAGGAGAAAGTCTGGAACCACCTCTACGAGATGGCCGATGAAGACCTGGATATTGACGCGCCCTTCCAACTGAAAGGCCTGAAAGAGCTGCATCAGCAGCCCAAGCCCCTCGCCTACCCCGAGAAAAACCTCAAGCTGCGCGCCTACGGCCGCGGTGTGGAGCTGATGGTGGAGAAAGCCCTCACGCTGGAAGACCCCACGGAACGCGAGCAGGCCACCATCACCATCGGCCGCACGATGAAGTTCCTGTACCGCTCGCACAACAAGGAAAACGCCAAGGACGTCACGATCCTGAAGCACCTGAAGGACTTGTCCGGCGGCCAGCTCACCCTGGACCCGGCCACCGTGGAAGCACAGAGCCTGTTTGAAATGGCCGCCGCTCCGGCCGTTGCCGGTGGTCGTCCGGCTCCGTTCATTGTGCCCCAGCCGCGCCAGGAGCGCGAAGGTCGCCGCAGCGGCAACGGTGGTGGCAACGGCAACCGCCGCGACAAGCAGCGCCGGGGCGGCAAAAAGGGCCGCCAGGAACCACAGCAGCCTCCGCAGTAA
- a CDS encoding ATP-dependent helicase, whose translation MLSQHRMGLDYHSLLNPSQAAAVMQIEGPCMIIAGAGSGKTRVLTYRIANLLEQGVNPFNVLALTFTNKAAKEMRARIEKVVGPEAKNLWMGTFHSIFARILRSEADKMGYPRSFTIYDTQDSKTLIGQILKEMELDDKLYKPNMVLSRISSAKNKLISVQQYVNDPVIRQDDEAALRPKLGAIYQQYAARCFKAGAMDFDDLLYQTNVLFKDHPDVLNKYQNMFRYVMVDEYQDTNYSQYLIARKLAAKERNICVVGDDAQSIYAFRGADIQNILNFEKDYPELQVFKLEQNYRSTKNIVWAANSVIKNNQAQLRKDVFSDNEEGPLIEVLKAASDNEEGKLVAQSIYEDKMNQHLSYDDFAILYRTNAQSRAMEESLRKLNIKYKIVGGLSFYQRKEIKDLVAYLRLTVNPNDEQALRRVINYPKRGIGDTTIAKLLSAAEESNHTIWEVVANADQFLPARAANPIVDFAEKIKAYTAIAAKDDAFEAAKFIAKNSGMIEELYADKSIEGLSRYENIQELLNGVKAFVEDPEREEKTLGAFLQDIALVTDADTKDAQAEGEQVTMMTIHSAKGLEFRNVYIVGMEENLFPSQMMITSKADLEEERRLFYVAITRAEKKLTLSYATSRYQWGNLRSCEKSRFLDEIDPKFVDFKYSAGPGPDRAGPGESPFGHVFERRSNLIPPAPRKTAATKYVAPADFVPSDTSNLQTGQRVEHPKFGFGQVTKLETVQGTTKAIINFDEVGEKTLLLSFAKLRVLG comes from the coding sequence ATGCTTAGCCAACACCGCATGGGACTCGATTATCATTCCTTACTGAACCCCTCGCAGGCCGCCGCCGTCATGCAGATTGAAGGCCCCTGCATGATTATAGCCGGCGCGGGCTCGGGCAAAACCCGGGTGCTGACCTACCGCATTGCCAACCTGCTGGAGCAGGGCGTCAATCCGTTCAACGTGCTGGCCCTCACCTTCACCAACAAGGCCGCCAAGGAGATGCGCGCCCGCATTGAGAAGGTGGTGGGCCCCGAGGCCAAAAACCTGTGGATGGGCACCTTCCACAGCATTTTCGCGCGTATTCTGCGCTCCGAGGCCGACAAGATGGGCTACCCCCGCTCCTTCACCATCTACGACACGCAGGACAGCAAAACCCTCATCGGCCAGATCCTGAAGGAAATGGAGCTCGACGACAAGCTCTACAAGCCGAACATGGTGCTGAGCCGGATTTCGTCGGCCAAGAACAAGCTAATTTCGGTGCAGCAGTACGTCAACGACCCCGTAATCCGGCAGGACGACGAGGCGGCGCTGCGGCCCAAGCTGGGCGCCATCTACCAGCAGTATGCCGCCCGCTGCTTCAAGGCCGGGGCCATGGACTTCGACGATCTGCTTTACCAGACCAACGTGCTGTTCAAGGACCACCCCGACGTGCTGAACAAGTACCAGAACATGTTCCGGTACGTGATGGTGGACGAGTACCAGGACACCAACTACTCCCAGTATCTGATTGCGCGCAAGCTGGCCGCCAAGGAGCGCAACATCTGCGTGGTGGGCGACGACGCGCAGAGCATCTACGCCTTCCGGGGCGCTGATATTCAGAACATCCTCAACTTCGAGAAAGATTACCCCGAACTGCAGGTGTTCAAGCTGGAGCAGAACTACCGCTCTACCAAGAACATCGTGTGGGCGGCCAACTCGGTTATCAAGAACAACCAGGCCCAGCTGCGCAAGGACGTTTTCTCGGACAATGAGGAAGGCCCGCTGATTGAGGTACTGAAGGCTGCCTCCGACAACGAGGAGGGTAAGCTGGTGGCCCAGAGCATCTACGAGGACAAGATGAACCAGCATCTGTCGTACGACGACTTTGCCATCCTGTACCGCACCAACGCCCAGAGCCGGGCCATGGAGGAATCGTTGCGCAAGCTCAACATCAAGTACAAGATTGTAGGCGGCCTGAGCTTCTACCAGCGCAAAGAAATCAAGGATTTGGTGGCTTACCTGCGCCTTACGGTGAACCCCAACGACGAGCAGGCGTTGCGCCGCGTCATCAACTACCCCAAGCGCGGCATCGGCGACACCACCATTGCCAAGCTGCTCAGCGCGGCCGAGGAAAGCAACCACACCATCTGGGAAGTGGTGGCCAACGCCGACCAGTTTCTGCCGGCCCGTGCCGCCAACCCGATTGTGGACTTCGCCGAGAAAATTAAGGCGTACACGGCCATTGCGGCCAAGGACGATGCCTTCGAGGCGGCCAAGTTCATTGCCAAGAACTCGGGCATGATTGAGGAGCTCTACGCCGATAAGAGCATCGAGGGCCTGAGCCGCTACGAGAACATCCAGGAACTATTGAACGGCGTGAAGGCTTTCGTGGAAGACCCCGAGCGCGAGGAAAAAACGCTGGGCGCCTTCCTGCAGGACATTGCCCTGGTGACCGACGCCGACACCAAGGACGCCCAGGCCGAGGGCGAGCAGGTGACCATGATGACCATTCACTCGGCCAAGGGCCTGGAATTCCGCAACGTCTATATCGTGGGCATGGAGGAAAACCTGTTCCCGAGCCAGATGATGATTACCTCCAAGGCCGATCTGGAAGAGGAGCGCCGCCTGTTCTACGTGGCCATCACCCGGGCCGAGAAAAAGCTGACCCTGAGCTACGCCACCTCCCGCTACCAGTGGGGCAACCTGCGCAGCTGCGAGAAAAGCCGCTTCCTCGACGAAATCGACCCAAAATTCGTCGACTTCAAGTATTCGGCCGGCCCCGGGCCCGACCGCGCCGGGCCGGGCGAGTCGCCGTTCGGGCACGTGTTTGAGCGCCGCTCGAACCTGATTCCGCCCGCGCCGCGTAAGACAGCTGCCACCAAGTACGTGGCACCGGCCGATTTCGTACCTTCCGACACCAGCAACCTGCAAACCGGCCAGCGCGTCGAGCATCCCAAGTTCGGCTTTGGCCAGGTAACCAAGCTGGAAACCGTGCAGGGCACCACCAAAGCCATTATCAACTTCGACGAGGTCGGCGAGAAGACGTTATTGCTGAGTTTTGCGAAATTGCGCGTGCTGGGCTAA
- a CDS encoding DUF3109 family protein codes for MIQIQNTLISDDVRDNFFVCNLEACKGACCVEGDLGAPLEDAELAILEQEYAAIKPFLTEAGQQAIEAQGLYIKDWEGDYSTTTINDRECAYALYDERGILKCGIEQAYLAGATSFKKPISCHLYPIRITKYDGFEALNYDRWSICSPACSFGANLGVRVYQFLKEPLIRKYGEDWYGELVHEIEHGNPAE; via the coding sequence ATGATTCAGATCCAGAACACCCTGATTTCCGACGACGTTCGGGATAATTTCTTCGTCTGCAACCTCGAAGCCTGCAAGGGCGCCTGCTGCGTGGAAGGCGACCTGGGCGCGCCGCTCGAAGACGCCGAGCTGGCCATCCTGGAGCAGGAGTACGCCGCCATCAAGCCCTTCCTCACCGAGGCCGGCCAGCAGGCCATCGAGGCCCAGGGCCTCTACATCAAAGACTGGGAAGGCGACTACAGCACCACCACCATCAACGACCGGGAGTGCGCCTACGCCCTCTATGACGAACGGGGCATCCTAAAGTGCGGCATCGAGCAGGCCTACCTAGCTGGCGCCACCAGCTTCAAGAAGCCCATCAGCTGCCACCTATACCCCATCCGCATCACCAAGTACGACGGCTTCGAGGCCCTCAACTACGACCGGTGGAGCATCTGCTCGCCCGCCTGCAGCTTCGGCGCCAACCTGGGCGTGCGCGTTTATCAGTTCCTGAAAGAGCCCTTGATCCGCAAGTACGGCGAGGACTGGTACGGCGAGCTGGTGCACGAAATCGAGCACGGCAACCCTGCCGAATAA